One window from the genome of Amycolatopsis sp. NBC_01480 encodes:
- a CDS encoding ATP-dependent DNA ligase, with the protein MKLPVMPPVRPMLAKAVHEVPRAGGLWFEPKWDGFRCVVFRDQDEVELGSRNDRPLTRYFPELVQLLKDALPPRCVVDGEIVLVTPRGLDFGALQLRLHPAASRVAKLAEETPASFIAFDLLALDDRDLTGEPFSERRRLLEDALGGDPTGALQRVHLTPLSTDPDTAQDWFTRFEGAGFDGVMAKPADQPYEQDKRVMWKVKHERTADCVVAGFRWHKDGAGIGSLLLGLFDERGELHHVGVASSFTAKRRRELVDELKPLTENALDGHPWRTWAEYQTADEETGRRPGANSRWAPQKDLSWEPVRPEWVAEIQYEHLQGGRLRHGGRLVRFRPDREPASCTYAQLEEAPPAELAALFREAR; encoded by the coding sequence GTGAAGCTGCCCGTGATGCCGCCCGTGCGGCCGATGCTGGCCAAGGCCGTGCACGAGGTGCCGCGCGCCGGGGGACTGTGGTTCGAGCCCAAGTGGGACGGGTTCCGCTGTGTCGTGTTCCGCGATCAGGACGAGGTGGAGCTGGGCTCGCGCAACGACCGGCCGTTGACGCGGTACTTCCCCGAGCTGGTGCAGCTGCTCAAGGACGCCCTGCCGCCGCGGTGTGTCGTCGACGGGGAGATCGTGCTGGTGACGCCGCGGGGGCTGGACTTCGGGGCGCTTCAGCTGCGGCTGCATCCCGCGGCCTCGCGCGTGGCGAAACTGGCTGAGGAGACGCCGGCCAGCTTCATCGCGTTCGACCTGTTGGCGCTGGACGACCGGGATCTCACCGGGGAGCCGTTCAGCGAGCGGCGGCGGCTGCTCGAAGACGCGCTCGGCGGCGATCCGACCGGCGCACTGCAACGCGTCCACCTCACGCCGCTGTCCACCGACCCGGACACGGCGCAGGACTGGTTCACCCGCTTCGAGGGCGCGGGTTTCGACGGGGTGATGGCCAAACCCGCCGATCAGCCGTACGAGCAGGACAAGCGCGTGATGTGGAAGGTCAAGCACGAGCGCACGGCGGACTGCGTCGTCGCCGGGTTCCGGTGGCACAAGGACGGCGCCGGGATCGGGTCGCTGCTGCTCGGGCTGTTCGACGAGCGCGGCGAGCTGCACCACGTCGGCGTCGCCAGCAGTTTCACCGCGAAGCGGCGGCGGGAGCTGGTGGACGAACTCAAGCCGCTGACCGAAAACGCGCTCGACGGGCATCCCTGGCGGACCTGGGCCGAGTACCAGACCGCCGATGAGGAGACCGGGAGGCGGCCGGGCGCGAACAGCCGCTGGGCGCCGCAGAAGGACCTGAGCTGGGAGCCGGTGCGGCCCGAGTGGGTCGCCGAGATCCAGTACGAGCACCTGCAGGGCGGCCGGCTGCGGCACGGCGGGCGGCTGGTGCGCTTCCGGCCCGACCGCGAACCCGCGTCCTGCACGTACGCCCAGCTCGAAGAGGCGCCGCCGGCCGAACTGGCCGCGTTGTTCCGGGAGGCGAGATGA